The sequence CTCCATACCCGACCACGTGTGCCGATCGCAGAAAGGTGCGCCACTTGGCCGCGTAATCGCCGTAGTAGCGCTGCGCGAGTTGAGCGCGCAATGAGTCCAGCGGAATGTTCAGCGAAGTCTGCGGGCCAAGGACCCATTCCTCTCCGCTGAACTTCTCGGGATTCTGCATAGACTTCTGCATGGCCTGAAATGCGTTCTTGGTAAACGCTGCCGGAACTTCGTACGTATCGACAACCACTTGTGCCGATCCGGGAAACTGGCGGTTGAAATTCACTGGTGCTTTTCCGCGTCCGGCATCGTCGAGCATTGCCTGGTAGATCGCCTCAATTCCGCTGAACTGCTTTAGATATGCGCGACCTTGATTTACGGCCGAAGCATCGATCTCCGAAGAAAACGGGTTCGCCGCAATCAGATCAGCGGAGTAAAACGCAACCTGCTTGCGGATCAGGTCTTGCGTAGCGGGATCGGTCGTTCGTCGAAATGCATTGGATCGATCGAGTAGCGCCGGAACAAACCCGGGCCACTCCGCCTTCTCATGGTGCGAAGTGGTGATCAAATAAGTCTTCAGCGTGGCATACATCTGCTGAAAATCGTCGCTACTGCGGGTCGTCGGAGGCTGCTTCAGGTTTGCGAGCATGCTCGCCTGGGCGGGCGAAAGAAGCAGACGCTGGAAGTAGCGGAAGTACAGCTTGTGGGCGTCCGGGTAGATGCGATCGCCGGAATAGAGGCCCATGCGATAACTGAACGGCGCACCATCTTTGCTGTATGTCTGCAGATCAACGAGCGCAGCGCGGATCTTCTCCAGCTCCTGCAGTTGGTCGAGTGATGGGGTGTCGGTGGGCCCGGGAACGGAACGCGATAGAGACTCAGCGGACGCGGCGATACTCTGCTCGAGCACGCGATTGTTGGTAAACGAAACCGCTGCCAGGGCCAACACCACTAGACAGACAAGCGCAGCCATCCCGAACACGATTCGGCGCGTGACTTGTATATGAGCGCTCTGGCCACTTACGCCCAGGGCTCCGCGATCTCGCAGAATCACCTCATTGAATAAATGCGGCAGAAAGGTCCATTCCGGGACCTTGCGCGATTGCACGACGCGTCCAGCAGGTTGAGCAGCCACCTGGATGTCGGCAGCTCTGAACATCCGAGTAGCACCTCCTCCGGCAACTGCGGTAGCGGCAGGCACGGCTGTCGCTACCGACTCCATCACAACTACAGGTCTCACACCTGAAAAATAGAAACCACGAAGAAAGCAGTTGGCACCGAGCTGCGTTGGCTTAGTTAGTTCGATGAGGAACTGCGAAGCGATACTCCGCAGCTTGCGGAGCTCGCGCGGAAATTCATAGATGGACGGCAACCGCTCCGCTGCGGCCTCACGCGGCAGATATTCGATCCGTTTTTCTGACAGCGAGTAAACCAGTTGATCGAAAGTTCGGCTGATGCGATTGTTCTCTTCCTCAACAAAGAGCCCTTGACTACCGGTACGGCGCGGAAGCGTTACACCGAGGACCTCGCCGGATTCGGCTTGAGTGAGATTGGAAACGTATTCGGTGAAGTGCGGCAACCTGTCCATCCGCGAGAACAGCGTGTACACGGGGAAATCTGCTCCCAGCGAAGCAGCCATCTCTCTCAGACGTGAGGCAAACCGGCGTGCCGACACGGCGAGAGCATCCCCACCGGAGGAGAATCGCTCGCTGTCGAAGCACATGAGCACCGCGCGGGACGCAAATTGTCCCTTTCCAAAAGCGGACTTGATCTGACTGGGACGAGTTTTTTGCAGAACGCGAGCCCAACTGGGAGGATCGGAGGAGATTTTCGCCGAGACTTCAATGAATACAGTTTTCCGGGCAAACCACACATTAAGGAAACTTGTTGATGCAATGTCTGAGCCGTCGTACACCTGTCCCGCGAGAAGCTCAGGCTCCAGCCCGGAGTGCAGCATGACGGAAGTCTTGGCGCTCCCACTTTCGCCAAGAATGAAGATCACCGGCATCGACGCGATAGTGGCCGAGGCTGCCCGCGACGCCTTGAGCTTTCTGTCTGCTTCACGCAGTAAGACATCAATTTCCGTCCCCGCAGCAGCTATTCCGGCTCCAGATTCTTCTCGCTTCACCTTGCGATGAAACCAGAGAAACAGACCAGCCCCGGCGATGCAGAGCAGCGAGAGGATCCCACGCAGCAACCACAGGCTCGTGCCTTGCAGGTGCAGGATCGAGCCAACCAGCCATGAAATGATCAGGCAGACAAGCAGTAGGACGGCGGTGATGATATAGATCCCCATTTTGAGCCCCTTACAGGACGCTTGCACGCTGCAGCGTCATGAATTCCTTGTGATTCCCAAATCGGGCTGCTGACCGCTGCGGCTATCCGGCAATCCCATGAAGCGTTGAGGCGCCAGAAATCAACCCAAACAGGAAAGCAGCATAGGCCACTAACGTGATGGCCGCAGTCGCGACGGCGGCCATGACCATCCTGCTCACCCACGGGTCGGAACGCCTGGGGGGAGCCGCTTCGGCAGGGATAGCCCACTGCGGCGACAGGGGAGCGTTCGAGCCGCGAATGCGATGAATCTTGTCGCGAATGCTATCCATAACGCCGTGCAATTCGCCGGACGAACCCATTCCATACCGACCCCGGTATCCCAATAACAAGCCCAGATGGAAGACTTCGAGGACGTCAGCAGTTTCAGCGGAGTCACGACGCGCGAGCAGTTGCTGCACATACTGGAAGAAGGCTTCGCCTCCCATGTGTTGACCAAATAGCTCTTCCTGAAACGGTAATCGCGACCAGGTAGAAAACACAGCGTTCGTGGAAGCCAGGACAGATTCGTCCAGGAATGCGATGACGGCGAATGCGGCTAACTTCACGTCGTCAACGTTGTAGCCTTTTTGCACAGCTTCCTGCGAGGCAGTGCGGAGCGCATTGCGCATGTGCTCGCGAAAGCTGTCGGCACTCGATACGGCCTGGCGATTGAAACGCAGACGGACAATTGCGGTGAATATCTCCTGAAAACTGAGTGCCAGGTTCGATCTTCTCTCTATAGCTTCAGCAGGCATGGGGCCTCCCCTGTTTGAAGAACGGATGTCCGGCTCAACCATCACTGAGTCTGCAGGACAACCTGCAGTTCAAGCTCGACCGAGGGAAGATCGTCCGGAACGTAAACTCCCACTTCCCGCGTGCTGGCGATATGGTCCCAACATGGTCCCATCTTGTCGAGCGAGAAGTATTGGAATTCAACTTTCGGCGAAATTGCCGCTGGGGGAACGGTCAGGTGTCTCATTACCAGTCCGGGCAATGCCCGTGCGACTAACTTGCTTATCCATTCGTGCGAGCACACTTTCACGATTTCGGGTCCGCGTGCGATCAGGCGTGCCTCACTTCCTGCTGAGCGAACTCCGAGTACCCACGTCGATCGGCCTAAGCAGCGCTGATCCTGGACAACACCTCGATAGAAGTTACGCTGCACCGGAACCAACTGGATGTTGACCGTATTCGTGGGTACCAGGATTTCAAGATGAGTCCGGATATGAGCTTCCAAGGCGCCAAAACATTGCTCGAGTTGCCGATGGTCGTAGAGCGGCAGATTGTCGGGATGCGAATCCATGCCAAACGTGCACAACTCTCCGGCAATGCGAGACAACTGGCCAAACAGCTCTTCCGGATGGCCACGCTTCGAGGTGTAGAGGTGCCGCAGTGCGGCAATGGCTCCGTTCACCGTGTGCAAAAACCAAAAGTTCGCAACATCAAGCTGGCGTGTCCCGGCCTGAAAGACACCGGCCGCATTCTGCGTGCGGGAAAAAAATTTTTGCTTTTCCTGAAGTGTCTCCAGCAATCGCCTCACGATCGCGAGGAGTTGAGGACTCGCCGTAAGTTTCGTACACGGCGGGATGAATTTACTGTCGTAGACAAGGTGCCCGGCTCCGTCACGGCGGACCCGCGCGATGGGGATAGTCAGCAAGGAATCGTCACACTCGGATTCAACCAGAATGCGGATATTCTTCTGCCCAACGCGAACTTCTTTTTCGTCGCTTCCATTATTGATATCTGAGACGGCTCGCTTCACGGCAACGTAGCGAACTGAACCGTTTCTGCCTTCCAGGTCGCAGTTCGCCTGACCCGCTCGCCGCCTTGGAACCGCCAGCATGATCAACATCTCCTGGCTCAGAGGGGAAAACTGCTCGCGGATGTCGCGGGAGTCAGGCAGTTCGTCGGATTCTGGCATGTCGAAGACTAAGCCATCTTCGAAGATGCCATGCGCGCCAAGCAATGCGACGCGGCCATTCTGGATCGCAGATTCGTCGAGCCGGCAGGACACCAGGCCCCAAGGTTCGAACCAACACTGTTCCACGGCGAAGTGGATGGAGTCTTCGAAATACCGGCTTTGCGTCTGGAAGTGGTGCGGGCCGAGATACATTCCCTCGGACCACACAACCCGGGAAAGTGATTTCATAACTCAATCCGCAGGCTTTGCCCGGGTCCCTGGTGAATGAAAATTCGACAACACCACACTGACCCTCAAGTTGAAGGACCGAGGGTAAAAACTGAAGTGATTTGGGAACTGCATCGTATGCGGGTTCTCCTTTACTGTCAAGGACAACCAGAGTAAGCTAGCGGCTCGTACTCCTATGTTAGGCAAGCGCCAAACAGTCGAGGAATAGGTGTCGAACAACGCGAATTCGAATCGAGACGATGACGAGTTCTTTCCCCCAAGAACCGAGGACGAGAAACCCAAAGCTCCGGGTTCGTTTACTCAGTCCTTTATGGGCGGTGGCGCGGGCACGAGTGCATCGGCTGCTTTCGAGTCGGTGAGTCCGAAATCCCCAACCCCCTTTACGGCTCAGTTTGGGAGCACGGATGCATTCGCTCCCATCCGTGATGTTGTGCATTCCGGTTCTGTTCCGGAACCCTTGGACAGAGGGGGTCAACCGCCAACTGGCCTTCCCGAATCGTTCACCACGATGTTCGGATCCAACTCGGCTGCTGGAAGTCAGCCCTCCGAATCCCCGACTGAGGTAACGCGGGTCTTTGATCGTTCGGCCACAACCGCCCCTGCCGCGAAGGAATCAATGCCGAGCGGATTCACGGAAATGTTTGATTCGCAAAGGCCCGCGGCTTCTGTACCTGAACCTCAGAAGCCCACGGCTCTTGTGAGCCCGTTCGAATCTAGGACGGCGGCATCCAAAACGCCGGGATTTACCGAGCTTTTCAAACCACAATCACAAGCTCCCTCAGCACCGGCGGCGCAGCTACCGGTTTCTCCTTTGTCTGCTCAACCGGGAGCCGGGCGATTCACTGAACTGTTCAAGGGCGACTCCACCGCGCCGGGACCGAAGCCAGCTTCAGCACCGACACCTTTCACCGGTTCGGGTGCCGGCGGGTTTACGGAACTCTTCAAGGCACCCTCGGTTTCGGCACAGCCGGCTGCGCCGTCACCTGTCGTGCCGCCAACCACTGAGTCTACGCAAGGCGGCTTTACGCAACTTTTCAAGGGTTCTGCAGCCCCCGCTCGGCCAAGCCCAGTGTCACCAAAGCCTGCCGGGGAACTCACCCAGATGATCTCTGGCGGTCTTACGTCAAAGCCATCTTCGGCTGGTCCTGGAGCTACGCCGCAAGCAGGAGCAACAAGACTGTTCACCGGAGAAAGTGCAGCGCCGGCTATGGCTCCGCTGCCAGCGGGTCCAAGCGAGTACACACGGATCGTAAGTCCTCGTCAATTGAAGGAATTACAGCAGACCCCAGCAGCAAGTACTCCCGCGCCGACGGGACAAGCGCCAGGTTTTCCCGGAGCTCCTCCGATTGCGTGGCCAACCGCTTCGGCACCCTCGATGCCCGGCATCACACCCGCGCCTGCTCAACAGTTAGGTACACCTCCAATGCCCCAAGCCGCTCCACAGTGGCAAGCACCGCAGGTCCAAGCACAGCAAGCTCCGCCTTTCGCATGGCAACCTCCGCAAGTACCGGCTGTGCCGACAGCATTTCCTCCAGCTGTGGCCCCGGTGCCAGTTCCCAAAGCGGAATCGAAGATTCTGACTTACCTGCCGCTCATCATTGGACTCAATGTCCTTTTCTTGATCGCCGTGCTCTTGATCCTGCTCTTTGCGCTAAAGCGCTGACGTCCTACTCGGGTATAACCCTCGTGCCGCGTTTCTTAGGTAATCTAAGGAAGCCGTGATCAGTCTTCCTGTCGTGCCGCCAGGTGCTCCAGTTCCACCAAAACTCTCGCGTCGAGCATTCCTGAAACGGGCTTCGCTCGTGGCGGGGACAGCCGGTTTGGGACTGGCCGATTACGCCTGGGCAATCGAACCGAATGAGATTGACGTCAGGCATGTGACACTCAAGCTTGAACGACTTTCCCCAGCTTTTGACGGCTTCAAGATAGCTCTGCTTTCGGACCTGCATTTCGGTCCATATACGGGTGAGCGGGAAATCGGCGCTGCAGTGGACGCCGTGAACCGCCTGCATCCGGACATGGTTGCGTTACTCGGCGACTTTGTTACTGAGCCTGCGATTGGCGGCAAACGATCCGCTGCGAAAAAAGCTGACCCGTGCGCCAAAGTGCTTGCGCGATTGCAATCCAGGCTTGGATCATTCGCCGTCCTGGGAAATCACGACGCTGTGACGAATCCAAACTTTGTCGCAGAGCAGTTGACCTCTCGCGGCATTTCGCTTCTGCAGAATTCGAATCATGCAATCGAGCAGGATGGAGGCAGGCTCTGGCTCTTGGGCACGAACGATGCTCTCGAGTCGAATTGCGATATCGATGCGGCTGTAGCTAGCGTTCCACAAGGGGAAATCAAGATCCTGTTGGCTCACGAACCCGATATCGTAGACCAGTCAGCGAAGTTAGGAATCGACGTTCAGTTTTCCGGCCATTCTCACGGTGGGCAAGTACGGGCTCCGGGTCTGGCGCCGCTTTATTTGCCTCCGATGGGAATCAAATACTATGAGGGGTACTACCGTGTGGGAGGCTTGCAGTTGTATACCAATCGCGGCATTGGAACTGTAGGACTTCCTTTTCGTTTTCTCTGTCCTCCTGAAGTCACGCTGGTCACTCTTCGTGCGGCGTAGAGATTTTGAGTTGTAACTTATGAAGCACATAGGAATTGTCGCCTGCAGCGCCGAGGGTGCTGCGCTCTGCTATCGGACCATCGCTCAAGTCGCCGAACAGTACGTCGGCGATTACAACCATCCCACAATCACAATGCACTCGATTGCAATGGGCGAGTGGATGCCTGCATTCAACGCCCGCGACTACCGGAAGGTTGGGGAGTTCATGCTGAAGTTGGCCAAAGTGGTTGCGGAAGCTGGAGCCGATTTTGCCATCTGTCCCGACAATTCCTGTCACCTCTCCTGGGAGTATTTCATCGATCGATCGCCGATTCCCTGGCTGCACATCGGCGAGGTTGTGGCAAACGATGCCGAGCGAAGCGGCTGGAAGAAGGCGGGACTACTCGGCACTCGCTTCACCATGAATGGGCCTATGTATCGGGATGTTTTCCGGCGCCACTCCATGGACGTGCTCCCGCCAGTTCCTGAGGATCAGCAGATTATCGATGACGTGATCTGGAGCGAACTCGTCCGCGGCACCTTTCCTGAAACGTCCAGGCTCCGATACAACCAGGTAATCTCACGGCTGAAAGACAAAGGGTGTGACTGCGTAATACTTGGCTGCACCGAGATTCCTCTTTTGGTCAGACCAGACGATTGCCCTCTGCCTACTCTGGATTCGACGCGATTGCTTGCCCAGGCTGCGGTGAAGTATGCGCTCGGAATGGAGGACACATCGGTTCTCGCCTCCTCGGCCGACTGAAGTTTCTATTCGTAGCGCAACGCCTCCATTGGATCGACTGATGATGCGCGCCGTGCAGGCATGAGACATGCAACGGCCGATGCGGCAATCAGCAGAAACGTGACCGCCAACAGTACGAGAGGATTGCGTGAACTGCCTTCTATCCAACTTGCCAGCAGCCGGTTGAGTGCAAGCGCGAGAATGAGTCCCGCCAGAACTCCCGAGCCAACGCTGACCGCCGCCGAGCGAAAGACCATCATGACTACGTCTTCGCGCATGGCGCCCAACGCCATGCGAATTCCGAACTCTCCGGTGCGCTGCGCCACCGTGTAAGACACGACGCTGTAGAGCCCCGTAGCAGCCAATCCCAGGGCGAGTAGTCCAAACAAGGCAAAAAGAAACGCGATCATGTGCTCTCGGGCATATTCCTGCTGATTCTTGATCCATTCTTCGAGGCTCCTCGTTTCCCTGAATGTCTGCTGATCTGGATCGATAGTCTGTATTTGCTGGCGAACCGACCGAAGCAATGCAAGGGGATCGTTATGCGTGCGCACGAGGACTTGCGTCCATACTGGCATCATCACGGTGTAGGGCAAGTAAAACTGCGGCTTAATCGGTTTGCTGAGCCCATCGTCGCGAGCGTCTCCCACCACACCTACAATCTGTATCCAGGAATCGCTTTCTGGAACAGAGAGCTGAAACGGCGGCTCACCTTTCAATTCAGGAATACGGAACTGATTGCCGACGGCGTCCCCGTTTGGGAAATACTGCTGAGCCATAGTCTTGCTGATCACAGCAACGCGCGCCCCGTGAGCAGTTTCGGTCTGATCGAAAATTCTGCCCTGCAGCAAAGGAATGTGCAGTACAGAAAAGTATTCGGGACTGATAAAGTTCAACGCCGCCCGCTGCCGCTCCGCCGAGGGCTTGCCGGAAATCTCAAAGCGCTGCTCCCAACCGTTGTCGGGGGGAGTAGCATTCGTGGAAATGCCAGCAGAAACTACCTCCGGCATCGCGGCAATCTTCTGTCGCAGCTGGTCGAAATAGGTAGCGCGCGCCCGCCAAGTTGTGTAGGTATTGTCGTGAACTGGAATCCCAACTGACATCACGTTGTGCGGATCATAGCCGAGTTCCACGTGCATCATGCGCACGAATGCCTGCATCGCCGCTCCGGCCGAAGCAAGCAGCAGCAGAGTCAACGCCATTTGTCCAGCAATCAAGCCGGTGTGCATGCGCCGGCCTTTGACGCCGGCGGTCATCTTGCGTGTACTTGATTGCATGACCTGTGCGATATCAGGACGAGAAGATCGCAGCGCGGGTGCGATTCCGAACGCGATTCCAGTCAACAGCGCGAGACCGGCGCTGAATACGAGCACCGGAAGATTCATCTTGATGGCAGCTTCGTGCGGGAATGAAAACGCGGGGAGCCACTTAACAATGACCGCCAGCAGTCCATATCCGACCAGAACACCCAGCAGAGTGCCAGTAAAGGAGAGGAGTAACGACTCGGTCAGGAGCTGACGGAGAATTCTGCTGCCGGCAGCGCCGATCGCTGATCTCACGGCCATTTCATGCTGACGGGTAGTTCCCCGAGCCAACAACAGGATAGACACGTTGCCACAGCCAATCAGCAACAGCAACGCAACCGCAATGAAGAGCAGGCGGAGCGTTCCTCCCAACCGTTCGATGAATTGATCGTTAAGTCCTTGAATCGCCGTCTTGAACTGTTCTGGAAAATGCTTTGGCGTTTCCTTCGCAAACTGCTCCAACAGAATCTGGAACTCCGCATTTGCCGCGGCGTGACTCACTCCAGGCTTCAGCCTGACCTGAGGCATCACTGTTCGCGCTGGATCATTGGTGAATTTCCACGGCAGATACACGTCTCCGTCGCCCCAGGTAAAGCGCGGAGGAGCAACTCCGACCACGGCGTAAGACTTATGCGTTAACTGAATCGTCTTGCCGACCACGCCCGGATCGGCGTTGTAGTGGCGTATCCAAAACTGGTATCCCAGCACTGCGACCGGCTGCGGATCCTGACCTTCGGGCGCATCCGTCGGAAGCAGGCCACGACCGAACAGCATCGGAACGCCAAAATGGTTGAAGGCGTTCCCAGTGAAATAAATAGCAGTGAGGTCTTCAGGCAGATCGCCACCGGTCGTCGTGAGATTCCACTCGTCCATCCCGGAAACGCTCTCGACTGAATTCGCTTTGCGAAATTCCTGCAGCTGCGGTCCCGTGAAGCTAATCCATCGCGGGTTCCCACCTTTGTCCTTCACAACGAGATGAACCATGCGATCCGAGTTCGCGTAAGGATACGGATTCACTAAGACGGCGTACACGACACTGAACACCGCACAGGTAGCGCCGATTCCCAGCGCAAGAGAAAGAATCGCGACGATCGCAAATCCAGGTGAGGTGCGCAACTGCCGCAGAGCAAAGCGGAGGTCTTGAATCAACGCTTGCATAATGTCTCCCGTCGTGAGACCCGAGATGGAATGGGCAAGTGTTAGACCGAAAAGAGCAGGAAAGGTTGGACCTGTTTTTCGCGATTATGCTGATCGTTCAACAAGGGTCCGATTTCACCTTGTCCGAACTGGAATGACATCTGCAATGCGCTTCACGAGTGTTCGCCTGCGAACAGTGCGGCTTGAACCGAAAACTGATGGAACGGCCCACAACACGAGGATGAAGGGAGGCTGGAGCGGGATGAAGCTCAACCGCTTTCGCAAGATTTTTGCCACTCTCGGCGGTTATTGCGTTGGATCCATGACGAGAGACATTGTTTGCCTATGGATCATCCTCCGCTGGGCGCGTTCGCCCGGCTCTCCACGTCCTGCAGATGAGAGTTCGGTTCCCCTCAGCAATAGGGTGAGCTTGCAGCGGCTCCACTAACAACAGTCACTCCCTCCGGATTTACTCGAAAAGGAAGTACGCGGCCTCCATTCTTGCGAATGGCTTCGGCAACATTTTCGTGGCTGCCTTCGCGCACGAACAACACGAAGCAGCCACCACCACCTGCGCCGCAGACTTTTGCGGCTAATGCGCCTTTGCGCTTTGCGACGGCGATGAGCTTGTCAATCAATGGCGTCGTGATACCCGGTGCATTGGTGCGGCGGAGCTTCCATTCTTCGCCAAGTAACCGGGAAACGTCGTCCCACCTTCCTGATTCGAGTGCGGCGTGCATCTCGCGCGCGATCGCGCCAATTTGCTCGAAATTGCGGAAGACTCGTTTGTCACCGTTTATATGAGCTTTAAATACTTCCCAGTTATTGATGCCTGACTGGCGCGGTGCTCCGGTGTACACGAGAACAAACCTTGACTCGATATCTTCGGGCGCGACCGCGATTGATTGGCGGTGAATGCCGTCAGGGTCGAGGTGAATCGCGTTCACTCCGCCGTAAAGCGCGGGGTAGTAGTCCTGACATCCCGTAGGAACCTTGATCAATTGCGCTTCGACGTTCTGAGCAATCACGCGAATCTGCTCTCGATCGAGCGTGCGCCCGCTGTATCGAGCCAGCGCCGCCACTGTGGCGACCATCAGCGCTGAAGATCCTGAAATGCCTGCACCGGCGGGAGATTCGGAGTTGGTCTGGAGGGTGAATCCACGCCCATTTACTGGACCATCCGGCAAAAAGAAGCGCACCAGATGCTCAGCCAAGTGATGCTTTGTTGTCCTGGCGCGGCAAAACTCGTCGAAGTTCCTGAAATGATCCTCGCGACCGGTATCGATCGACTTGAAGTGAATCGCTTCATCATTACTCGGAATAATCTGGCAGCGGGTGAGTATGTTCACGGCAAAATTCACCGTCACTGCACCAGGATGGAAGAGATAGAGCGGCCAAAGATCGAGCGTACTGCCAGCCAAGTCCACACGACAGGACGCGTGAGCAACGATCGTGTCACTCTTGTTCGGCTGAGCTGAAGGGCGCGGAGATTTCGGCATCAGCTCTCGGTGAAGAACTGCGCGATATTGCGAAACTTGTTGTAGCGCGATTCGAGTAAGCGATCGGGCGGCATTGATTTGAGCTCTTTCAGATTACGTTGAAGAGCTTCGTCGACCAATGCGGCCGCGCCATCCACATCGGTGTGAGCGCCGCCATCGGGCTCGGGAACAATTCCGTCGATGCATTGCAAGTCTTGAAGATCCGTAGCGGTAATCTTCATTGCCTGCGCTGCAACTTCTTTCTTAGTGGCGTCGCGCCACATGATCGACGCGCAACCCTCCGGTGAAATCACGGAATAGATTGCATTCTCCAACATCAGCACGCGATCTGCGACAGCGATGGCGAGCGCGCCGCCGCTTCCGCCTTCGCCGGTGATGATCGCGATCGTAGGAACTCGCAAGCGCGCCATCTCTCGCAGGTTGAGCGCGATAGCTTCGCCTTGGCCGCGCTCCTCCGCTCCCAATCCGGGATACGCTCCAGGAATGTCGATGAAACTGATGATCGGGCGCTTGAACTTTTCCGCCAGCTTCATCGCGCGCAGCGCCTTGCGGTAGCCTTCAGGATTAGCCATGCCGAAGTTGCGCTGAACGCGTTGCTTCGCATCCCGACCTTTCTGCGTTCCCAGCAGCAATACTTCGTCGCCGTGAAAACGGGCCATCCCGCAGAGCAGCGCTGGATCGTCAGCAAACCGCCGGTCGCCGTGAATTTCGCTCCAGTCGGAAAAGATGCGCTCGACGTAGTCGAGGAAATAGGGTCGCTGTGCGTGCCGCGCAAGTTCGGTTTTCTGCCAGGCTGTGTTCACGGAGTCGAACTGCCGGCGCAGGCTCTCGACTTGCCGGTGGAGTTCGTACAGCTGCTGCTTGGTTTCGAGATCAGCCCCGGAAATGGTTTCCAAGTGCGAGATCTGCCTCTCAATGTGCTCGATGTCTTTTCTGGCTCTAGTAGCTGCGTCCATGAATGGGGAGGGCTGAGGGCGAGAGACGATCAGTCGACGACCTGAACGCTGCCAC is a genomic window of Terriglobales bacterium containing:
- a CDS encoding acetyl-CoA carboxylase carboxyltransferase subunit alpha: MDAATRARKDIEHIERQISHLETISGADLETKQQLYELHRQVESLRRQFDSVNTAWQKTELARHAQRPYFLDYVERIFSDWSEIHGDRRFADDPALLCGMARFHGDEVLLLGTQKGRDAKQRVQRNFGMANPEGYRKALRAMKLAEKFKRPIISFIDIPGAYPGLGAEERGQGEAIALNLREMARLRVPTIAIITGEGGSGGALAIAVADRVLMLENAIYSVISPEGCASIMWRDATKKEVAAQAMKITATDLQDLQCIDGIVPEPDGGAHTDVDGAAALVDEALQRNLKELKSMPPDRLLESRYNKFRNIAQFFTES
- a CDS encoding ABC transporter permease, producing the protein MQALIQDLRFALRQLRTSPGFAIVAILSLALGIGATCAVFSVVYAVLVNPYPYANSDRMVHLVVKDKGGNPRWISFTGPQLQEFRKANSVESVSGMDEWNLTTTGGDLPEDLTAIYFTGNAFNHFGVPMLFGRGLLPTDAPEGQDPQPVAVLGYQFWIRHYNADPGVVGKTIQLTHKSYAVVGVAPPRFTWGDGDVYLPWKFTNDPARTVMPQVRLKPGVSHAAANAEFQILLEQFAKETPKHFPEQFKTAIQGLNDQFIERLGGTLRLLFIAVALLLLIGCGNVSILLLARGTTRQHEMAVRSAIGAAGSRILRQLLTESLLLSFTGTLLGVLVGYGLLAVIVKWLPAFSFPHEAAIKMNLPVLVFSAGLALLTGIAFGIAPALRSSRPDIAQVMQSSTRKMTAGVKGRRMHTGLIAGQMALTLLLLASAGAAMQAFVRMMHVELGYDPHNVMSVGIPVHDNTYTTWRARATYFDQLRQKIAAMPEVVSAGISTNATPPDNGWEQRFEISGKPSAERQRAALNFISPEYFSVLHIPLLQGRIFDQTETAHGARVAVISKTMAQQYFPNGDAVGNQFRIPELKGEPPFQLSVPESDSWIQIVGVVGDARDDGLSKPIKPQFYLPYTVMMPVWTQVLVRTHNDPLALLRSVRQQIQTIDPDQQTFRETRSLEEWIKNQQEYAREHMIAFLFALFGLLALGLAATGLYSVVSYTVAQRTGEFGIRMALGAMREDVVMMVFRSAAVSVGSGVLAGLILALALNRLLASWIEGSSRNPLVLLAVTFLLIAASAVACLMPARRASSVDPMEALRYE